One segment of Desulfosudis oleivorans Hxd3 DNA contains the following:
- the trpC gene encoding indole-3-glycerol phosphate synthase TrpC, protein MADILTQIVQTKTEAVTAARLRVPEAELKAMAGDRDSKRPFAENLRQVHAQGGTGIIAEIKRASPSRGIIQADLDPADCAAKYEAGGAAAISVLTDAPYFKGSLSDLKQARKACSLPVLRKEFILSDYQVYESAAAGADAVLLIVRILTQTMLSDLIGLCRALGLDTLVEIHDENDLETATNAGAKLIGINNRDLKTFKTDIAVATRLVSNFGPDQVPVAASGIGSREDIERTKAAGIYNFLIGESLVRAEDTVSFLKQLLTT, encoded by the coding sequence ATGGCCGACATTCTGACACAGATCGTACAGACAAAAACCGAAGCGGTCACTGCGGCCCGGCTTCGCGTACCGGAAGCTGAATTAAAGGCCATGGCCGGGGACCGGGATTCAAAAAGGCCCTTTGCCGAAAACCTGCGACAGGTCCATGCGCAGGGCGGGACTGGCATCATCGCGGAGATCAAGCGGGCCTCGCCTTCCAGGGGAATCATTCAGGCCGATCTGGATCCTGCCGACTGTGCCGCAAAATACGAGGCCGGCGGGGCCGCGGCGATTTCGGTGCTCACCGACGCGCCCTACTTCAAAGGTTCCCTTTCCGACCTGAAGCAGGCCCGCAAGGCCTGTTCCCTGCCGGTGTTAAGAAAAGAGTTTATTCTCAGCGACTACCAGGTTTACGAGTCAGCGGCAGCCGGGGCCGATGCCGTGCTCCTGATCGTAAGGATTCTGACCCAAACCATGCTGTCCGATCTTATCGGCCTGTGCAGGGCGCTGGGCCTGGACACGTTGGTGGAAATCCATGATGAAAACGACCTTGAGACTGCCACAAACGCGGGCGCAAAACTGATCGGCATCAACAACCGGGACCTGAAAACCTTTAAAACCGACATTGCCGTGGCCACCCGGCTGGTTTCAAATTTCGGGCCGGACCAGGTGCCGGTGGCGGCCAGTGGCATTGGTTCACGGGAAGATATCGAGCGGACAAAAGCGGCCGGTATATATAACTTTCTGATCGGCGAAAGCCTTGTCCGGGCGGAAGATACGGTGAGCTTTCTGAAACAGCTTTTAACAACATAA
- the trpD gene encoding anthranilate phosphoribosyltransferase — MFSQTLSKIINRKDLSREEMDRIFSDIFSGNLTDAQIGAFMAALATKGETFEELAGAAEAMRRKATRIQAASPVVVDTCGTGGDGAHTFNISTTSAFVVAGAGICVAKHGNRSVSSKCGSADVLEALGVKLDTQPEVAEEAVNEIGIGFLFAPLFHGAMKYAIVPRKELGVRTIFNMLGPLTNPAAANCQVLGVFAPQLTEMFADALNLLGARRAFVVHGHDGLDEISVCASTRVSELNDGRVQTYDISPEHFFEDRARPEDMAGGTPSENAQITRHILSGKEKGPRRNVVVVNAGAALVAAGKAEDLKAGVALAGQIIDSGKAHEKLEQLIEFTKSNG; from the coding sequence ATGTTTTCACAGACACTTTCAAAAATCATTAATAGAAAAGACCTTTCACGGGAGGAGATGGACAGGATTTTCTCCGATATCTTTTCCGGCAACCTTACCGATGCCCAGATCGGGGCCTTTATGGCGGCCCTGGCCACCAAGGGGGAGACTTTTGAGGAACTGGCCGGCGCCGCCGAGGCCATGCGCCGGAAAGCCACCCGTATTCAGGCGGCCTCGCCTGTTGTGGTGGACACCTGCGGCACCGGCGGGGACGGGGCCCACACGTTTAATATCTCCACTACATCGGCCTTTGTGGTAGCCGGGGCCGGGATCTGCGTGGCCAAGCACGGCAACCGGTCGGTATCCAGCAAGTGCGGCAGCGCCGACGTGCTGGAGGCCCTTGGGGTAAAACTGGATACTCAGCCGGAAGTGGCCGAGGAAGCGGTTAATGAAATCGGTATCGGTTTCCTGTTTGCCCCCCTGTTTCACGGCGCCATGAAATATGCCATCGTGCCCAGAAAAGAGCTGGGGGTGCGCACCATCTTCAACATGCTGGGCCCCCTGACCAACCCGGCGGCGGCTAACTGCCAGGTACTGGGCGTGTTTGCGCCCCAGCTTACCGAGATGTTTGCCGACGCCCTCAACCTGCTGGGCGCCAGGCGGGCTTTTGTGGTTCACGGCCACGACGGCCTGGACGAAATTTCGGTGTGCGCGTCCACCCGAGTCTCTGAGTTGAACGATGGCCGGGTGCAGACCTACGATATTTCCCCGGAACACTTTTTTGAGGACCGGGCCAGACCCGAAGATATGGCCGGAGGCACGCCTTCTGAAAACGCGCAAATCACCCGGCACATTCTTTCGGGAAAAGAAAAAGGCCCCCGGCGAAACGTGGTGGTGGTCAATGCCGGGGCCGCCCTGGTGGCCGCTGGCAAAGCCGAAGACCTGAAAGCGGGCGTGGCCCTTGCCGGCCAGATTATTGACAGCGGCAAGGCCCACGAGAAGCTGGAACAACTGATTGAATTTACCAAATCCAACGGATAA
- the trpB gene encoding tryptophan synthase subunit beta, protein MRSHVSHQTPATARPDTTGHFEQYGGMYLAETLMPAVLELDEKRRQIMIDPAFQKELGGLLADYVGRPTPLFFAKRLTAHLGGAAIYLKREDLAHTGAHKINNTIGQALLAKWMGKNRVIAETGAGQHGVATATAAALLDMTCEVFMGVEDIQRQAPNVMRMKLLGATVTPVDSGSGTLKDAMNEALRHWVARVRDTFYVIGSVAGPHPYPVMVRDFQRIIGDETRRQILEVTGRLPDLLVACVGGGSNALGIFYPFLSDTVEMVGVEAGGEGLDTNRHAATLNRGVTGVLHGSKSYVLQDRFGQIAPVHSVSAGLDYPGVGPEHAFLKDTGRVRYTAIDDKEAMAAFHLLCRTEGIIPALESSHAVACVIKEAPGRPKTDILIVNLSGRGDKDLGIVSSVMEKEK, encoded by the coding sequence ATGCGTTCCCATGTTTCACACCAGACGCCGGCGACTGCCCGCCCGGACACGACCGGTCATTTTGAGCAGTACGGCGGCATGTACCTTGCCGAGACCCTGATGCCGGCGGTCCTGGAACTGGACGAAAAGCGGCGCCAGATCATGATTGACCCGGCGTTTCAAAAAGAGCTGGGGGGCCTGCTGGCCGATTACGTGGGCCGACCCACGCCCCTGTTTTTCGCTAAACGGCTGACGGCCCACCTGGGCGGGGCCGCCATCTATCTGAAGCGGGAGGACCTGGCCCATACCGGGGCTCACAAGATCAACAACACCATCGGCCAGGCGTTGCTTGCCAAGTGGATGGGTAAAAACCGGGTGATCGCCGAGACCGGGGCCGGCCAGCACGGCGTTGCCACGGCCACGGCCGCGGCCCTGCTGGACATGACCTGTGAAGTCTTTATGGGGGTTGAGGATATCCAGCGCCAGGCCCCGAACGTGATGCGGATGAAGCTGCTGGGCGCCACGGTGACACCGGTGGACTCGGGTTCCGGCACGTTGAAGGACGCCATGAACGAGGCCCTGCGCCACTGGGTGGCCCGGGTGCGGGACACCTTTTACGTGATCGGGTCCGTGGCCGGGCCCCATCCCTACCCGGTGATGGTCCGCGACTTTCAGAGAATCATCGGCGATGAAACCCGGCGACAGATACTGGAGGTCACGGGCCGGCTGCCGGACCTGCTGGTGGCCTGCGTGGGCGGCGGCAGCAACGCCCTGGGAATTTTTTATCCGTTTCTTTCCGACACCGTGGAGATGGTGGGCGTGGAGGCGGGCGGCGAAGGCCTTGACACCAATCGCCACGCCGCCACCCTGAACCGGGGGGTGACCGGCGTGCTGCACGGCTCAAAGTCCTATGTGCTTCAGGACCGGTTCGGCCAGATCGCGCCGGTGCACTCGGTTTCCGCCGGCCTGGACTATCCGGGCGTGGGGCCGGAACACGCTTTTTTAAAGGACACGGGCCGGGTCAGATACACGGCCATCGACGATAAAGAGGCCATGGCCGCCTTTCACCTGCTCTGCCGTACCGAGGGCATCATTCCGGCCCTGGAAAGCTCCCATGCCGTTGCCTGCGTCATCAAGGAAGCGCCCGGGCGGCCCAAAACAGACATTCTCATCGTCAACCTCTCCGGAAGGGGAGACAAAGACCTGGGGATCGTATCATCCGTCATGGAAAAGGAGAAATAG
- a CDS encoding phosphoribosylanthranilate isomerase, with protein sequence MPQIKICGITTPAQAEQCADLGVDAIGCVFFEKSPRDLSDEQAREICAAVAGKIQTVGVFVNASYETIMGKVGFCGLNGVQLHGSEPPELVTRLRRQGLIVIKALFGSKTPGLDTGPLYHTASALLAECGSGTLPGGNAKTWNWADAKPVARHAPLVLAGGLSLENIAAAVSAALPDAVDVSSGVEAAPGIKDMNKIALFINNIQQTVSGTSPERPLRRIF encoded by the coding sequence ATGCCCCAAATTAAAATCTGCGGCATTACCACGCCGGCGCAGGCTGAACAGTGCGCGGACCTGGGTGTCGACGCCATCGGCTGCGTGTTTTTTGAAAAAAGTCCGCGTGACCTCAGTGACGAGCAGGCCAGGGAAATCTGCGCGGCCGTGGCCGGAAAAATCCAGACCGTTGGCGTGTTTGTCAACGCATCCTATGAAACCATCATGGGAAAAGTGGGTTTTTGCGGCCTGAACGGCGTGCAGCTTCACGGGAGCGAGCCGCCGGAGCTTGTGACCCGGCTCCGCCGACAGGGGCTGATCGTGATCAAGGCCCTGTTCGGATCAAAAACCCCGGGGTTGGACACCGGCCCGCTTTATCATACGGCCTCGGCCCTGCTGGCTGAATGCGGCTCCGGCACACTTCCCGGCGGCAACGCCAAAACCTGGAATTGGGCCGATGCGAAACCGGTGGCCCGGCACGCGCCCCTGGTGTTGGCCGGCGGGCTGTCACTGGAAAACATTGCCGCGGCAGTTTCGGCGGCCCTGCCCGATGCCGTGGATGTCAGCTCCGGCGTGGAGGCCGCGCCCGGCATCAAGGACATGAACAAAATCGCTTTATTTATAAACAACATACAACAGACCGTTTCCGGCACAAGCCCGGAAAGACCCTTAAGGAGGATATTCTGA